A region from the Benincasa hispida cultivar B227 chromosome 12, ASM972705v1, whole genome shotgun sequence genome encodes:
- the LOC120092972 gene encoding uncharacterized protein LOC120092972: MRMFKLVGIKEKLGTAQLIEDTEEAHKRKWGSRSPNPSQSVQTTGSTITLGTGSTSGQGNVNNIPTARTISLNPSRSSITSSNSVTLRDVNGKALSVGNYKRLSDSDMQSRGDKGLCYRCDERYSPGHRCKKELNLLIHPDEEEEEAVVEKGVELENVEGITPAMLENMEHHPTILHPTEAEIAELSIEDEIAELSTEDEIVELSLNSFAGIDSPKTVKLMGTVGDNNVVVLIDSGATHNFIDDQLVSTLNLPCSPTSSCGIMLGTGKSVRTNGICKGVVLNLPNLTIINDFFPIPLGSADVVMGVQWLMTLGQVECDWSTSKMDFQVGERRVHLKADRSLVKSQISLKSMMKHMMKAG; the protein is encoded by the coding sequence ATGCGAATGTTTAAGTTAGTGggtattaaagaaaaattgggaACGGCCCAGCTGATTGAGGACACTGAAGAAGCCCATAAGAGGAAGTGGGGAAGCAGAAGCCCAAACCCAAGCCAGTCAGTCCAGACAACCGGGTCTACCATAACCCTGGGTACGGGTTCAACATCGGGTCAAGGTAACGTAAATAATATCCCCACGGCCCGTACGATTTCTCTCAACCCTAGCCGTAGCTCGATAACTTCTTCAAATTCAGTGACACTGCGAGATGTGAACGGCAAGGCACTTTCGGTCGGCAACTACAAGCGACTCTCTGATAGTGATATGCAAAGCCGCGGAGACAAGGGGCTATGTTATCGGTGTGATGAACGGTACAGCCCAGGCCACCGTTGCAAGAAGGAGCTGAATTTGCTAATCCATCCtgatgaagaggaagaagaggctGTAGTTGAAAAAGGTGTGGAATTGGAGAATGTTGAAGGAATTACCCCGGCTATGCTAGAGAACATGGAACACCACCCGACGATATTACACCCAACTGAAGCCGAGATTGCTGAACTATCCATTGAAGACGAGATTGCTGAACTATCCACTGAAGATGAGATTGTTGAATTATCCTTAAATTCTTTTGCTGGAATTGACTCTCCAAAGACAGTGAAACTGATGGGCACGGTAGGGGATAACAATGTAGTAGTGTTGATTGACAGTGGAGCAACCCACAACTTCATTGATGATCAATTGGTTAGTACACTCAACCTTCCTTGCTCACCCACCTCTAGTTGCGGAATTATGCTTGGCACAGGGAAATCGGTTCGGACCAATGGCATCTGTAAAGGTGTAGTCCTTAATCTCCCTAATTTAACTATTATTAACGATTTTTTTCCCATACCTCTGGGAAGTGCCGATGTGGTAATGGGTGTTCAGTGGCTCATGACCCTCGGGCAAGTGGAATGTGACTGGAGCACATCGAAGATGGACTTCCAAGTGGGAGAACGGCGGGTACACTTGAAAGCGGACCGGAGTCTGGTGAAGTCTCAAATCTCCTTGAAGTCCATGATGAAACACATGATGAAGGCAGGCTAG